From the genome of Streptomyces sp. NBC_01260, one region includes:
- a CDS encoding DoxX family protein, producing the protein MFAAYVTVTVLGVVFNGAAAVTYLIGHEYPKTQADMKGIHRRWVPVLGSLLAAGTVGLLAGLAVPLLGTLAAAGLILYFIGAIIAHLRVGSRDIVGGIVFLATAAAVLVLGLLDHGAR; encoded by the coding sequence GTGTTCGCCGCCTATGTCACGGTCACCGTCCTCGGCGTGGTCTTCAACGGCGCCGCCGCCGTCACCTACCTGATCGGCCACGAATACCCCAAGACCCAGGCGGACATGAAGGGCATCCACCGCAGATGGGTGCCGGTGCTGGGCTCGCTGCTCGCGGCGGGCACCGTGGGGCTGCTGGCGGGACTCGCCGTCCCGCTCCTGGGCACCCTCGCAGCCGCCGGCCTCATCCTCTACTTCATCGGCGCGATCATCGCCCACCTGCGGGTGGGCTCCCGCGACATCGTGGGCGGCATCGTCTTCCTCGCCACGGCGGCGGCCGTCCTGGTGCTGGGGCTGCTCGACCACGGGGCCCGGTAG
- a CDS encoding acetyl/propionyl/methylcrotonyl-CoA carboxylase subunit alpha yields the protein MITSLLVANRGEIACRIFRTCRALGIATVAVYSDADAGALHVREADTAVRLSGAAPRDTYLRGDLVVAAALAAGADAVHPGYGFLSENAGFAAAVQDAGLVWVGPPVKAIELMASKTRAKELMAAAGVPLLAPVDPAAARAGDLPLLLKAASGGGGRGMRIVRELNHLEGELTAAAAEALSAFGDGEVFAEPYVERGRHVEVQIMADEHDGVWALGTRDCSLQRRHQKVIEEAPAPGLDDGLRDRLHAAAVAAARAVGYRGAGTVEFLVTDDGRPYFLEMNTRLQVEHPVTEAVFGLDLVALQLRTAEGEPLPAAAPPHPAGHAVEARLYAEDPARDWQPQTGALLSLDVPQEPGVRLDTGYTGGDTIGAHYDPMLAKVIAHAPTRTEAVRLLARTLERARVHGPVTNRDLLVRSLRHPDFVAARLDTGFYERHLAALTRAPDESAVRLAAIAAAVAEAARNATATTSGFARFGAWRNLPSQPQLRRYRSEPDGREHEITYRTTRDGLAVGTEGVRVVRAGRGRVTLESEGVTRHFDVLGRDDRLYVDTATGSYAFTALPRFTDPAERTEPGSLLAPMPGTVVRLAEGLAAGSAVEAGQPLIWLEAMKMEHRILAPATGTLTALHAAPGLQVEVGALLAVVTEPADHDPEASEETA from the coding sequence ATGATCACCAGCCTGCTCGTTGCCAACCGGGGCGAGATCGCCTGCCGGATCTTCCGTACCTGCCGCGCGCTCGGCATCGCCACCGTCGCCGTGTACTCCGACGCGGACGCCGGCGCGCTGCACGTACGGGAGGCCGACACCGCCGTACGGCTGTCGGGGGCCGCGCCCCGCGACACGTATCTGCGTGGCGATCTCGTCGTGGCCGCCGCCCTCGCGGCAGGCGCGGACGCCGTCCATCCCGGGTACGGCTTCCTCTCCGAGAACGCCGGGTTCGCCGCCGCCGTGCAGGACGCCGGACTGGTCTGGGTCGGCCCGCCGGTCAAGGCCATCGAGCTGATGGCGTCCAAGACCCGCGCCAAGGAGCTGATGGCCGCCGCCGGGGTGCCGCTCCTCGCCCCCGTCGACCCGGCCGCGGCCCGCGCCGGGGATCTGCCGCTGCTGCTCAAGGCGGCGTCGGGCGGCGGCGGGCGGGGGATGCGGATCGTCCGCGAACTCAACCATCTGGAAGGCGAGCTGACCGCCGCCGCGGCCGAGGCGCTGTCCGCCTTCGGGGACGGGGAGGTCTTCGCCGAGCCGTACGTGGAACGCGGCCGGCACGTCGAGGTCCAGATCATGGCCGACGAGCACGACGGCGTCTGGGCGCTCGGCACCCGCGACTGCTCACTCCAGCGCCGCCACCAGAAGGTCATCGAGGAGGCCCCCGCACCCGGTCTCGACGACGGGCTGCGCGACCGGCTGCACGCCGCCGCCGTGGCCGCCGCACGGGCCGTCGGGTACCGGGGTGCGGGCACCGTCGAATTCCTGGTCACCGACGACGGGCGGCCGTACTTCCTGGAGATGAACACCCGCCTCCAGGTCGAACACCCCGTCACCGAAGCGGTGTTCGGCCTCGACCTCGTCGCGCTCCAGCTGCGCACCGCCGAGGGCGAACCGCTGCCCGCCGCCGCGCCGCCGCACCCCGCGGGGCACGCCGTCGAGGCCCGGCTCTACGCCGAGGACCCGGCCCGCGACTGGCAGCCGCAGACCGGAGCACTGCTCTCGCTGGACGTGCCGCAGGAGCCCGGTGTGCGGCTGGACACCGGATACACCGGCGGCGACACCATCGGCGCGCACTACGACCCGATGCTCGCCAAGGTCATCGCCCACGCCCCCACCCGCACCGAAGCCGTGCGCCTGCTCGCCCGCACCCTGGAACGCGCCCGCGTCCACGGCCCGGTCACCAACCGCGATCTGCTCGTACGCTCCCTGCGCCACCCGGACTTCGTGGCGGCCCGCCTGGACACCGGCTTCTACGAACGCCACCTGGCGGCACTGACCCGCGCACCCGACGAGTCGGCCGTACGGCTGGCCGCCATCGCCGCCGCCGTCGCCGAGGCGGCCCGTAACGCCACCGCCACCACATCGGGATTCGCCCGCTTCGGCGCCTGGCGCAATCTCCCCTCGCAGCCCCAGCTCAGGCGCTACCGCAGCGAACCGGACGGCCGCGAGCACGAGATCACCTACCGCACCACCCGCGACGGCCTGGCCGTCGGCACGGAGGGCGTCCGCGTCGTCCGCGCCGGCCGCGGCCGCGTCACCCTCGAATCCGAAGGCGTCACCCGGCACTTCGACGTCCTCGGCCGCGACGACCGGCTGTACGTGGACACCGCCACCGGCTCGTACGCGTTCACCGCCCTGCCCCGCTTCACCGACCCCGCCGAACGCACCGAACCCGGCTCCCTGCTCGCCCCGATGCCCGGCACGGTGGTCCGCCTGGCCGAGGGCCTGGCGGCCGGGTCCGCCGTCGAGGCCGGGCAGCCGCTGATCTGGCTGGAGGCGATGAAGATGGAGCACCGCATCCTCGCCCCCGCCACCGGCACCCTCACCGCGCTCCACGCCGCCCCCGGCCTCCAGGTGGAGGTCGGCGCACTGCTCGCAGTCGTCACCGAGCCCGCAGACCATGACCCCGAAGCCTCAGAGGAGACCGCATGA
- a CDS encoding GNAT family N-acetyltransferase, whose amino-acid sequence MSSTTSPFPARIELTGEGLVLRDWTEADLSAMPDLFDHADIAHWTPIVTPFDEEAARNRLDKARRVREEGSTILLAITVDGGAPLGEVMLRRAPEGTELGYAVGPAHRGHGLAARAVRLMAAYAFEELGAEQVILELEADNAASVGAATRAGFSLLDVPLIEGEEKGRSYVLQTWGLDRP is encoded by the coding sequence ATGAGCAGCACCACATCACCCTTTCCCGCCCGGATCGAGCTCACGGGGGAGGGCCTCGTCCTGCGCGACTGGACGGAAGCGGACCTGTCCGCGATGCCGGATCTGTTCGACCACGCCGACATCGCGCACTGGACCCCGATCGTCACGCCCTTCGACGAGGAGGCCGCCCGGAACCGCCTGGACAAGGCCCGGCGCGTGCGGGAGGAGGGCTCGACCATCCTGCTCGCGATCACCGTCGACGGCGGCGCCCCGCTCGGCGAAGTGATGCTGCGACGCGCCCCCGAGGGCACGGAACTCGGTTACGCGGTCGGCCCGGCCCACCGGGGTCACGGTCTGGCCGCACGGGCGGTACGGCTGATGGCCGCTTACGCCTTCGAGGAGCTGGGGGCGGAACAGGTGATCCTGGAGCTGGAGGCCGACAACGCCGCCAGCGTCGGGGCAGCCACGAGGGCGGGCTTCAGCCTGCTCGACGTGCCCCTGATCGAGGGCGAGGAGAAGGGGCGGTCGTATGTCCTGCAGACGTGGGGCCTGGATCGCCCCTGA
- a CDS encoding acyl-CoA dehydrogenase family protein: MSTVLETEEHQALRAAVTALGTRYGRDYMTSVIRDGAHPRELWAEAAKLGYLGVNLPEEYGGGGSGMAELSIVLEELGAAGSPLLMMVVSPAICGTVIARFGTDAQKRQWLPGLADGSLTMAFGITEPDAGSNSHRITTTARRDGQEWVLTGRKVFVSGVDIADATLIVGRTEDARSGKLKPCLFIVPREAPGFQRSQIDMELQAPEKQFELVLDDVRLPADALVGDEDAGLLQLFAGLNPERIMTAAFGIGMGRYALARAVEYAKTRQVWKEPIGAHQAIAHPLAQAHIELELARLMMQKAARLYDDGDDIGAGEAANMAKYAAGEACVKAVDQAVHTLGGNGLTREYGLGSLITASRVARIAPVSREMILNYVSHQSLGLPKSY; encoded by the coding sequence ATGAGCACCGTCCTGGAAACCGAAGAGCACCAGGCCCTGCGCGCAGCCGTCACCGCCCTCGGCACGCGGTACGGGCGCGACTACATGACCTCCGTCATCCGGGACGGCGCCCACCCCCGCGAGCTGTGGGCGGAGGCCGCCAAGCTCGGCTATCTCGGCGTGAACCTCCCCGAGGAGTACGGCGGCGGAGGCAGCGGCATGGCCGAACTCTCCATCGTGCTTGAGGAGTTGGGTGCGGCAGGCTCCCCGCTGCTGATGATGGTCGTCTCGCCCGCCATCTGCGGCACCGTCATAGCCCGCTTCGGCACCGACGCCCAGAAGCGGCAGTGGCTGCCGGGCCTCGCCGACGGCAGCCTCACCATGGCCTTCGGCATCACCGAGCCGGACGCCGGTTCCAACTCGCACCGGATCACCACCACCGCCCGCCGCGACGGCCAGGAGTGGGTGCTCACCGGCCGCAAGGTCTTCGTCTCCGGCGTCGACATCGCCGACGCCACCCTCATCGTCGGCCGCACCGAGGACGCCAGGTCCGGCAAGCTGAAGCCCTGCCTCTTCATCGTCCCGCGCGAGGCCCCCGGCTTCCAGCGGTCGCAGATCGACATGGAACTCCAGGCGCCGGAGAAGCAGTTCGAGCTGGTCCTCGACGATGTGCGGCTGCCCGCCGACGCGCTCGTCGGCGATGAGGACGCGGGCCTCCTCCAGCTCTTCGCCGGGCTCAACCCGGAACGCATCATGACGGCGGCCTTCGGTATCGGGATGGGCCGCTACGCCCTCGCCCGCGCCGTCGAGTACGCGAAGACCCGCCAGGTGTGGAAGGAGCCCATCGGCGCCCACCAGGCCATCGCGCACCCCCTGGCCCAGGCGCACATCGAACTCGAACTGGCCCGGCTGATGATGCAGAAGGCCGCCCGGCTCTACGACGACGGCGACGACATCGGCGCGGGCGAGGCCGCGAACATGGCGAAGTACGCGGCCGGCGAGGCGTGCGTGAAGGCGGTCGACCAGGCGGTGCACACCCTCGGCGGCAACGGCCTCACCCGCGAGTACGGCCTCGGGTCCCTGATCACCGCGTCCCGGGTCGCCCGGATCGCGCCGGTCAGCCGGGAAATGATCCTGAACTACGTGTCCCATCAGTCCCTGGGCCTCCCCAAGTCGTACTGA
- a CDS encoding TetR/AcrR family transcriptional regulator, with protein sequence MGAVTQGSSPGPKQDRSRATRKRLLEAAVSCLADHGWAGSTVSVVAERAGVSRGAAQHHFPTREDLFTAAVEYVAEERSAALRALPDQGRAAVVAALVDLYTGPLFRAALQLWVAASNEEQLRPRVTELEARVGRETHRIAVGLLHADEYRPGVRETVQGLLDMARGLGLANVLTDDTARRRRVVAQWAAMIDDALG encoded by the coding sequence ATGGGTGCGGTGACACAGGGCAGCAGCCCCGGCCCCAAGCAGGACCGCAGCCGGGCCACCCGCAAAAGGCTCCTGGAGGCCGCGGTCTCCTGCCTGGCCGACCACGGCTGGGCGGGCTCCACCGTCTCGGTCGTCGCCGAACGCGCCGGAGTCTCGCGCGGCGCCGCCCAGCACCACTTCCCCACCCGCGAGGACCTGTTCACCGCGGCCGTCGAGTACGTCGCCGAGGAACGCTCCGCCGCCCTGCGTGCCCTCCCCGACCAGGGCCGCGCCGCGGTCGTCGCCGCCCTCGTCGACCTCTACACCGGCCCGCTCTTCCGCGCGGCCCTCCAGCTCTGGGTCGCCGCCTCCAACGAGGAACAGCTGCGCCCCCGCGTCACCGAACTCGAAGCCCGCGTCGGCCGCGAGACCCACCGCATCGCCGTCGGCCTCCTGCACGCCGACGAGTACCGCCCCGGCGTACGCGAAACGGTCCAGGGCCTCCTGGACATGGCCCGCGGCCTGGGCCTGGCCAACGTCCTCACCGACGACACGGCCCGCCGGCGCCGCGTGGTGGCGCAGTGGGCGGCGATGATCGACGACGCGCTGGGCTGA
- a CDS encoding acyl-CoA carboxylase subunit beta, producing MTVLPTGLDTASPEYTANRAAMLDKLAGLDAAHAKALEGGGEKYVERHRARGKLLARERIELLIDQDTPFLELSPLAAWGSDYAVGASLVTGIGVVEGVECLITANDPTVRGGASNPWTLKKALRANEIAFANRLPVISLVESGGADLPSQKEIFIPGGALFRDLTRLSAAGIPTVAVVFGNSTAGGAYVPGMSDHTVMIKERSKVFLGGPPLVKMATGEESDDESLGGAGMHARISGLADHFAVDEQDALRQARRIVARLNWRKAHADPGPAEPPKYYGDELIGIVPGDLKVPFDPREVIARLVDGSDFDAFKPLYGTSLVTGWARLHGYPVGILANAQGVLFSEESQKAAQFIQLANQRDIPLLFLHNTTGYMVGKEYEQGGIIKHGAMMINAVSNSKVPHLSVLMGASYGAGHYGMCGRAYDPRFLFAWPSSKSAVMGPQQLAGVLSIVARASAAAKGRPYDDEADAGLRAMVEQQIESESLPMFLSGRLYDDGVIDPRDTRTVLGMCLSAIHTAPVEGARGGFGIFRM from the coding sequence ATGACCGTCCTGCCCACCGGGCTCGACACCGCGAGCCCCGAATACACCGCGAACCGCGCGGCCATGCTCGACAAGCTCGCCGGCCTCGACGCCGCGCATGCCAAGGCGCTGGAGGGCGGCGGAGAGAAGTACGTCGAGCGGCACCGGGCACGCGGCAAACTGCTGGCCCGCGAGCGCATCGAGCTGCTGATCGACCAGGACACCCCGTTCCTGGAACTGTCGCCGCTCGCCGCCTGGGGCAGCGACTATGCGGTCGGCGCCTCGCTCGTCACCGGGATCGGGGTGGTCGAGGGCGTGGAGTGCCTGATCACCGCCAACGACCCGACCGTACGCGGCGGCGCCTCCAACCCCTGGACGCTGAAGAAGGCCCTGCGCGCCAACGAGATCGCCTTCGCCAACCGGCTGCCGGTCATCAGCCTCGTCGAGTCGGGCGGCGCCGACCTCCCCTCGCAGAAGGAGATCTTCATCCCCGGCGGGGCGCTCTTCCGCGACCTCACCCGGCTCTCGGCCGCCGGTATCCCGACCGTGGCCGTCGTCTTCGGGAACTCCACGGCCGGCGGGGCGTACGTCCCCGGCATGTCCGATCACACCGTCATGATCAAGGAACGGTCCAAGGTCTTCCTCGGCGGTCCGCCGCTGGTGAAGATGGCCACCGGCGAGGAGAGCGACGACGAATCGCTCGGCGGCGCCGGGATGCACGCCCGCATCTCCGGGCTCGCCGACCACTTCGCCGTGGACGAGCAGGACGCGCTGCGCCAGGCCCGCCGGATCGTCGCCCGCCTCAACTGGCGCAAGGCGCACGCCGATCCGGGTCCCGCCGAGCCGCCCAAGTACTACGGCGACGAGCTGATCGGCATCGTGCCCGGCGACCTGAAGGTGCCCTTCGACCCGCGCGAGGTCATCGCCCGGCTGGTCGACGGCTCGGACTTCGACGCGTTCAAGCCGCTCTACGGGACGAGCCTGGTGACCGGCTGGGCGCGGCTGCACGGTTACCCGGTCGGCATCCTCGCCAACGCGCAGGGCGTGCTGTTCAGCGAGGAGTCGCAGAAGGCCGCCCAGTTCATCCAGCTCGCCAACCAGCGCGACATCCCGCTGCTGTTCCTGCACAACACCACCGGCTACATGGTCGGCAAGGAGTACGAGCAGGGCGGCATCATCAAGCACGGCGCGATGATGATCAACGCGGTGTCGAACTCCAAGGTCCCGCATCTGTCCGTGCTGATGGGCGCCTCCTACGGCGCCGGGCACTACGGCATGTGCGGCCGGGCCTACGACCCGCGCTTCCTGTTCGCCTGGCCCAGCAGCAAGTCCGCCGTCATGGGCCCGCAGCAGCTGGCCGGGGTGCTCTCCATCGTCGCCCGCGCCTCCGCCGCGGCGAAGGGGCGGCCGTACGACGACGAGGCGGACGCCGGACTGCGCGCCATGGTCGAGCAGCAGATCGAGTCCGAGTCCCTGCCGATGTTCCTGTCCGGCCGGCTGTACGACGACGGGGTCATCGACCCGCGCGACACCAGGACCGTCCTCGGGATGTGCCTGTCCGCCATCCACACCGCACCGGTCGAGGGCGCCCGCGGCGGCTTCGGCATCTTCCGGATGTGA
- a CDS encoding aldo/keto reductase, whose amino-acid sequence MRYRTLGRTGIEVSTYCLGTMMFGAVGNPDHEDSARIIHAAMDAGVNFVDTADMYSAGESEVIVGKALRASGRRDEVVLATKVHFQMGEGRNRSGNSRRWITQAVEASLRRLGTDWIDLYQVHRPDHTTDIEETLGVLGDLVQAGKIRAFGSSTFPAEEIAEAQHVAERRGLQRFRTEQPPYSVLARGVETSVLPTARRYGMGVLTWSPLASGFLSGRYRSGRTVDLTSGRAQLNPARFDPSIPENITKLEAADRLAELAADIGCTLPELAVAFPLAHPAVTSVIIGPRTAEQWEALLNGASVVLDDSALDRIDEIVPPGTNLYHPDGAWQSPSLTDTGLRRRPTDERAAS is encoded by the coding sequence ATGCGTTACCGCACACTCGGCCGCACCGGCATCGAGGTGAGCACCTACTGCCTGGGCACGATGATGTTCGGCGCGGTCGGCAACCCCGACCACGAGGACAGCGCCCGGATCATCCACGCCGCGATGGACGCGGGCGTCAACTTCGTCGACACGGCGGACATGTACTCGGCCGGTGAGTCCGAGGTGATTGTCGGAAAGGCGCTGCGGGCGTCCGGCCGGCGGGACGAGGTCGTCCTCGCGACGAAGGTCCACTTCCAGATGGGCGAGGGGAGGAACCGGAGCGGCAACTCCCGCCGCTGGATCACCCAGGCCGTGGAAGCGAGCCTGCGGCGGCTCGGCACCGACTGGATCGACCTCTACCAGGTGCACCGCCCGGATCACACCACGGACATCGAGGAGACGCTCGGGGTCCTCGGTGACCTCGTGCAAGCGGGCAAGATCCGGGCGTTCGGGTCGTCGACGTTCCCCGCCGAGGAGATCGCGGAGGCGCAGCACGTGGCGGAGCGGCGGGGCCTCCAGCGCTTCCGGACCGAGCAGCCCCCGTACTCGGTCCTCGCGCGCGGCGTGGAAACGTCAGTGCTGCCGACGGCCCGGCGGTACGGCATGGGGGTCCTGACCTGGAGCCCGCTCGCCTCCGGCTTCCTGAGCGGCCGCTACCGGTCGGGACGGACCGTCGATCTCACCTCCGGACGGGCGCAGTTGAACCCCGCACGCTTCGACCCGTCCATCCCGGAGAACATCACCAAGCTGGAGGCGGCCGACAGGCTCGCCGAACTGGCCGCGGACATCGGCTGCACCCTCCCGGAGCTGGCCGTCGCCTTCCCGCTCGCCCATCCGGCCGTCACCTCGGTCATCATCGGCCCCCGCACCGCGGAACAGTGGGAGGCCCTGCTGAACGGGGCATCGGTGGTCCTGGACGACTCGGCCCTCGACCGCATCGACGAGATCGTCCCGCCCGGCACGAACCTGTACCACCCGGACGGCGCATGGCAGTCCCCCTCCCTGACGGACACCGGCCTCCGCCGCCGCCCGACGGACGAGCGGGCCGCTTCTTGA
- a CDS encoding 4-coumarate--CoA ligase family protein, translating to MAHVFRSDYPDVQPLDTAIHDAVLGQAAAEFGDTVALIDGTDDSSRLTYRQLDAFHRKIAAGLAGAGLVKGDVLALHSPNTIAYPAVFFGATRAGATVTTVHPLATSDEFAKQLRDSSARWIVTVSPLLETARRAAELVGGIEEIFVCDQADGHTSILDMLTTTAPEPMITIDPVQDIAALPYSSGTTGIPKGVMLTHRSMATNLEQLRPFVPMGTGARILAVLPFFHIYGLTALMNAPLRTGATVVVLPRFDLAQFLAAIEKHRITGLYVAPPIVLALAKHPVVDRYDLSSLEYVVSSAAPLDAELAAACSRRLGLPPVRQAYGMTELSPGTHVVPLAAENPPPGAVGTLLPNTEMRIVSLDTPGEDAGTHTDGEILIRGPQVMKGYLGRPDATAEMIDADGWVHTGDIGRVDEDGWLFVVDRVKELIKYKGYQVAPAELEALLLGHASIADAAVIGVYDADGNEVPKACLVRRPSVAPVDLTADDVMAYVAERVAPYKKIRQVEFIDAVPRATSGKILRRELRAREKARTAPDTPEKTP from the coding sequence ATGGCGCACGTGTTCCGGAGCGACTACCCCGACGTCCAGCCACTCGACACGGCCATCCACGACGCGGTGCTGGGCCAGGCCGCCGCGGAGTTCGGCGACACGGTCGCCCTGATCGACGGGACGGACGACAGCAGCCGGCTCACCTACCGGCAGCTCGACGCCTTCCACCGGAAGATCGCCGCGGGGCTGGCCGGCGCCGGGCTCGTCAAGGGCGACGTACTGGCCCTGCACAGCCCGAACACCATCGCCTACCCGGCCGTCTTCTTCGGCGCCACCCGGGCCGGGGCCACCGTCACCACCGTCCACCCGCTCGCCACGTCCGACGAGTTCGCCAAACAGCTCCGCGACTCCTCCGCGCGCTGGATCGTCACCGTCTCCCCGCTCCTGGAGACGGCCCGCCGCGCCGCCGAACTCGTCGGCGGCATCGAGGAGATCTTCGTCTGCGACCAGGCGGACGGGCACACCTCGATCCTCGACATGCTCACCACCACCGCCCCCGAACCGATGATCACCATCGACCCGGTGCAGGACATCGCCGCGCTGCCCTACTCCTCCGGCACCACGGGCATCCCCAAGGGCGTCATGCTCACCCACCGCTCCATGGCCACCAACCTGGAACAGCTGCGCCCCTTCGTCCCCATGGGCACCGGCGCCCGCATCCTGGCCGTGCTCCCCTTCTTTCACATCTACGGGCTCACCGCCCTGATGAACGCACCGCTGCGGACCGGCGCCACCGTCGTCGTCCTGCCGCGCTTCGACCTCGCCCAGTTCCTGGCCGCGATCGAGAAGCACCGCATCACCGGCCTGTACGTGGCCCCGCCGATCGTGCTGGCTCTGGCGAAGCACCCGGTCGTCGACCGGTACGACCTGTCCTCGCTGGAGTACGTCGTCAGCTCCGCCGCCCCGCTCGACGCCGAACTCGCCGCCGCCTGCTCGCGCCGGCTCGGACTGCCGCCCGTGCGCCAGGCCTACGGGATGACGGAGCTCTCGCCCGGCACCCACGTCGTCCCGCTGGCCGCCGAGAACCCGCCGCCCGGGGCCGTCGGCACCCTGCTGCCCAACACCGAGATGCGCATCGTCTCCCTCGACACCCCCGGCGAGGACGCCGGAACCCACACCGACGGCGAGATCCTGATCCGCGGCCCACAGGTGATGAAGGGCTACCTCGGCCGCCCCGACGCCACCGCCGAGATGATCGACGCCGACGGCTGGGTGCACACCGGCGACATCGGCCGCGTGGACGAGGACGGCTGGCTGTTCGTCGTCGACCGGGTCAAGGAACTCATCAAGTACAAGGGCTACCAGGTCGCCCCCGCCGAACTCGAGGCGCTGCTGCTCGGCCACGCGTCCATAGCCGACGCCGCCGTCATCGGCGTGTACGACGCCGACGGCAACGAGGTCCCCAAGGCCTGCCTGGTCCGCCGGCCGTCCGTCGCACCCGTGGACCTCACGGCGGACGACGTCATGGCGTACGTCGCCGAACGCGTCGCCCCGTACAAGAAGATCCGGCAGGTCGAGTTCATCGACGCCGTACCGCGCGCCACGTCCGGCAAGATCCTGCGCCGCGAACTGCGCGCCCGCGAGAAGGCCCGCACCGCCCCCGACACCCCGGAGAAGACCCCGTGA
- a CDS encoding enoyl-CoA hydratase family protein, whose translation MTLAAPTHERGITTLTLDSPANRNALSARLVGELSAALAACAADDTVRAVVLTHTGNTFCAGADLTAPPDPAAFVALMRQIVALPKPVVARVTGHVRAGGLGLLGACDISAAGPGATFALTESRLGLAPAVISLPLLPRTDPRAAARYYLTGERFDAAEAARISLVTLAAADDVDEALAPVLDGLRRASPQGLRASKELVTATVLESFDQHSEDLIARSAALFASAEAREGMTAFLERRDPAWVR comes from the coding sequence GTGACGCTCGCCGCCCCCACGCACGAGCGCGGGATCACCACCCTCACCCTGGACTCGCCGGCCAACCGCAACGCACTCTCCGCGCGGCTGGTCGGCGAGCTCTCGGCCGCGCTCGCCGCGTGCGCGGCCGACGACACCGTACGAGCCGTCGTCCTCACCCACACCGGCAACACCTTCTGCGCGGGCGCCGACCTGACCGCACCCCCCGACCCGGCGGCCTTCGTCGCGCTGATGCGGCAGATCGTCGCGCTGCCCAAACCGGTGGTGGCCCGGGTCACCGGCCACGTCCGGGCGGGCGGACTCGGGCTGCTCGGCGCCTGCGACATCTCGGCGGCCGGGCCGGGCGCCACCTTCGCCCTCACCGAGTCCCGCCTCGGCCTCGCCCCCGCCGTCATCTCCCTGCCGCTGCTGCCCCGCACCGACCCGCGCGCCGCCGCCCGCTACTACCTCACCGGCGAACGCTTCGACGCGGCCGAAGCCGCCCGGATCTCCCTCGTCACGCTGGCCGCAGCCGACGACGTGGACGAGGCACTCGCCCCGGTACTCGACGGACTGCGCCGGGCCTCCCCGCAGGGGCTGAGGGCATCGAAGGAGCTGGTCACGGCTACTGTGCTGGAGAGTTTCGACCAGCACTCCGAAGACCTCATCGCCCGCTCCGCGGCACTCTTCGCCTCCGCGGAGGCCCGCGAGGGGATGACGGCCTTCCTCGAACGACGGGACCCCGCATGGGTGCGGTGA
- a CDS encoding RloB family protein, whose amino-acid sequence MARQPKPDGRKRPSRDSQLGRRTELRTPRLRLLVVCGAEVTEHAYVQGLKHAARNPAVSIKIVKHPKAPSQVVAHTVKLLETADDAYDEAWCVLDVDEFTDIDQALREAARNRIGVALSNPCFEVWLLLHFTDHRKHAPSYDRLVPILNKHTPGGYSKTDLDFRHYEDGWREAVRRARLLAPDGKEREVNPSTGMWKLALAIGGPQ is encoded by the coding sequence ATGGCGCGGCAACCTAAGCCGGACGGGCGCAAGCGTCCCTCACGGGATTCCCAGCTCGGCAGGAGAACCGAGCTTCGCACCCCGCGCCTGCGATTACTGGTCGTCTGCGGCGCCGAGGTGACAGAACACGCCTACGTCCAGGGCCTCAAGCACGCCGCCCGGAATCCAGCCGTATCGATCAAGATCGTCAAGCATCCCAAGGCTCCCTCCCAAGTCGTCGCGCACACGGTGAAGCTGCTGGAGACGGCAGACGACGCCTACGACGAGGCGTGGTGCGTCCTGGATGTCGACGAGTTCACCGATATCGATCAGGCCCTACGTGAAGCCGCCCGCAACCGCATCGGGGTCGCGCTGTCGAACCCGTGCTTCGAAGTGTGGCTGCTGCTGCACTTCACCGATCACCGCAAGCACGCACCCTCCTACGACCGGCTCGTTCCGATTCTGAACAAGCACACGCCGGGCGGGTACTCCAAGACGGACCTTGACTTCCGTCACTACGAGGACGGCTGGCGCGAGGCGGTCCGCCGGGCGAGGCTGCTGGCTCCGGACGGCAAGGAGCGGGAAGTGAACCCCTCGACCGGCATGTGGAAGCTCGCGCTCGCCATCGGCGGGCCGCAGTAG